Proteins encoded by one window of Betaproteobacteria bacterium:
- a CDS encoding mandelate racemase/muconate lactonizing enzyme family protein, producing the protein MTFPWFVRRVRKVARPVPEQVPHPEKGYHRSRLPGTHQVNIDRIDTLLYRIPLPVPVQAASHGVMREFDMVAVRIGSDSGPSGVGYTVLNAGHGNAVTAVVENAFRNRLQGEDARRIEWLWNRLWRSHHYSGRGGLVSFALAAVDSALWDMRGRALGEPLWRLLGGYRPEVRAYAGNIDLNFPMEQLLEGVRRSLDAGYRSVKMRLGRPLLREDVERVAAVRDLIGPDIELMTDANEAWRPDEALRAFHALRDFRLVWIEEPIRPDDFAGYARLRAQGGVPIAAGENLHTVAEFTALIGAGGVDFPEPDFTTCGGITPWMKIARLAEAHGLPVTSHGAHDVHVHLLAAVPNGAYLEVHGFGLDRFIAEPLQMRDGHAIAPDRPGHGVEFDWEALETYRVC; encoded by the coding sequence ATGACGTTTCCTTGGTTCGTGCGAAGAGTGCGAAAGGTGGCGCGTCCCGTTCCGGAGCAAGTCCCGCACCCGGAGAAGGGCTATCATCGAAGCCGGCTTCCGGGGACGCACCAAGTGAATATCGATCGGATCGACACCTTGCTTTACCGCATTCCGCTGCCCGTGCCGGTACAGGCGGCGAGCCACGGCGTCATGCGCGAGTTCGACATGGTGGCCGTGCGCATCGGATCGGATTCCGGCCCTTCCGGCGTCGGCTACACCGTGCTCAACGCCGGGCACGGCAATGCCGTGACGGCCGTCGTGGAGAACGCCTTCAGGAACAGGCTGCAGGGCGAGGATGCCCGACGCATCGAATGGCTGTGGAATCGCCTTTGGCGCAGCCATCACTATTCGGGACGCGGCGGCCTCGTGAGCTTCGCCCTTGCCGCCGTGGATTCGGCTCTGTGGGATATGCGTGGCCGCGCGCTCGGCGAACCGTTGTGGCGTCTGCTCGGAGGATACCGGCCGGAAGTCCGGGCCTACGCGGGCAACATCGATCTCAACTTCCCCATGGAACAACTGCTGGAAGGCGTGCGGCGCAGTCTCGACGCCGGATATCGGTCCGTGAAGATGCGCCTCGGGCGCCCTCTGCTGCGGGAGGACGTCGAACGGGTAGCCGCCGTTCGCGACCTGATCGGGCCGGACATCGAACTGATGACGGATGCCAACGAAGCGTGGCGGCCCGACGAAGCCCTGCGGGCGTTCCACGCGCTGCGCGACTTTCGCCTGGTCTGGATCGAAGAACCCATCCGTCCCGACGACTTCGCCGGGTACGCAAGACTGAGAGCGCAGGGCGGTGTGCCCATCGCCGCGGGCGAGAACCTGCATACCGTCGCCGAATTCACCGCGCTCATCGGTGCGGGCGGCGTCGATTTCCCCGAGCCGGACTTCACCACCTGCGGCGGCATCACGCCGTGGATGAAGATCGCGCGGCTCGCCGAGGCACATGGACTGCCTGTGACCTCCCATGGTGCGCACGACGTCCACGTGCACCTTCTCGCGGCCGTCCCCAACGGTGCCTATCTGGAAGTTCACGGCTTCGGGCTCGACCGTTTCATCGCGGAGCCGCTGCAGATGCGTGACGGCCATGCCATCGCGCCCGATCGGCCGGGTCATGGCGTCGAGTTCGACTGGGAGGCGCTGGAGACGTACCGGGTGTGCTGA
- a CDS encoding NAD-dependent isocitrate dehydrogenase has protein sequence MTSPSSAPIPATLIAGDGIGPEIMDATLAALDALGAPFAWETAVAGMAGVATANDPLPEATLAAIRRNRLALKGPLETPSGGGYRSSNVRLREAFKLYANLRPARTIVPGGRFDDIDLVLVRENNEGLYMGYEHYIPIDGDPHAVAIATGVNTRKGSRNILRFAFEYAIAQGRKKVTVVHKANIMKALTGIFLETAREMHEAEYRGRIAMDEVIVDACAMKLVMNPWQFDVLVSTNLFGDILSDEIAGLIGGLGMAPGANIGEDAAIFEAVHGSAPDIAGKGIANPIALMLAAGLMLDHVKRKDLGDRLRTAIDRALNTDGVKTGDLGGNATTKQFTEAVVSRIRNG, from the coding sequence ATGACGTCCCCCTCCTCCGCCCCCATTCCCGCCACGCTCATCGCCGGTGACGGCATCGGTCCCGAAATCATGGACGCCACACTCGCGGCGCTCGATGCTCTAGGGGCGCCTTTCGCCTGGGAAACCGCCGTTGCCGGCATGGCCGGCGTCGCCACCGCGAACGATCCCCTGCCCGAGGCGACGCTCGCGGCCATCCGCAGGAATCGCCTGGCGTTGAAGGGGCCGCTGGAAACGCCCAGCGGCGGCGGCTACCGGTCGTCCAACGTGCGGCTGCGCGAGGCGTTCAAGCTCTATGCGAACCTGCGTCCGGCCCGCACCATCGTGCCGGGTGGCCGCTTCGACGATATCGACCTCGTGCTCGTCCGCGAGAACAACGAAGGCCTCTACATGGGCTACGAGCACTACATTCCCATCGACGGCGATCCGCACGCTGTGGCCATCGCGACCGGCGTGAACACGCGCAAGGGGTCGCGCAACATCCTGCGCTTCGCGTTCGAGTACGCCATCGCGCAAGGACGCAAGAAGGTCACGGTGGTGCACAAGGCGAACATCATGAAGGCCCTCACGGGCATCTTCCTCGAGACGGCGCGGGAGATGCACGAGGCCGAGTACCGCGGCCGCATCGCCATGGACGAGGTGATCGTCGACGCATGCGCCATGAAGCTCGTTATGAACCCGTGGCAATTCGACGTGCTGGTCTCCACCAATCTCTTCGGAGACATCCTCTCGGACGAGATCGCAGGACTCATCGGCGGTCTCGGCATGGCACCGGGCGCGAACATCGGCGAGGACGCCGCCATCTTCGAGGCCGTGCACGGCTCCGCTCCGGACATCGCGGGCAAGGGCATCGCCAATCCGATCGCCCTGATGCTCGCGGCCGGGCTCATGCTGGATCACGTGAAGCGGAAGGATCTCGGCGATCGCCTGCGCACGGCGATCGACCGCGCGCTCAACACCGATGGGGTGAAGACAGGGGATCTCGGCGGAAACGCCACCACGAAGCAGTTCACCGAAGCGGTGGTGAGCCGGATCCGCAACGGCTGA
- a CDS encoding GldG family protein, with protein sequence MERSFRFGVLLVVGVALVALALVLHAILLEANKWTWLVGLAGVALTVVALRGLRTEMRSFFQRRRGEIALYTAGLVGVLVALAYLTNQYTFRIDMTEAKVYSLSPQTATMLSRLDKPVKITFFHDPMMRETVELYQMMADRSDKVKVEFFDPMVNPAQARMMGVQFAGTAVMESEGRRLQVNGPSETEIANGILRISRGITQRICFLDGHGEPDPFSMESHDHTEGEQGHSHGMGQKLVVHEQHGMAKARTALEAMNYVVEKVSLMQASTSLEKCAVLVIAGPKSELLPAEVDSIRRFVAAAGNVLFMLDPFVKTGLEPALQEFGVIADNDIVLDEASHFWADPSAPAVSDYNPHQITRDLPLSFFPGARSLSPTAQRVAGTSATPLANTSKNSFGETTADRAEYTSGKDLDGPLTLMVSVTRRTDAHDIDTPVPSKDDAAEKTGGAKDMKAKSRIVVIGDSDFATNSFFHIMGNGKLFLNTINFLAAQENLIGVEPRTFDVPRVNMTNRQMKGTFALVVVLIPALLAAIGIVVWWKQR encoded by the coding sequence ATGGAACGCTCCTTCCGATTCGGGGTTCTGCTGGTCGTCGGCGTCGCGCTCGTCGCGCTGGCGCTGGTGCTGCACGCCATCCTGCTGGAAGCCAACAAGTGGACCTGGCTCGTAGGACTGGCGGGCGTTGCGCTCACCGTCGTGGCGCTGCGCGGGCTGCGCACCGAAATGCGCTCATTCTTCCAGCGCCGCCGGGGCGAGATCGCCCTCTACACGGCCGGGCTGGTGGGGGTGCTGGTGGCGCTGGCGTACCTCACGAACCAGTACACGTTCCGCATCGACATGACCGAGGCGAAGGTCTATTCCCTTTCGCCACAGACGGCCACGATGCTGAGCCGTCTGGACAAGCCGGTGAAGATCACGTTCTTCCACGATCCGATGATGCGCGAGACCGTCGAGTTGTATCAGATGATGGCCGACCGCTCGGACAAGGTGAAGGTGGAGTTCTTCGATCCCATGGTCAATCCTGCTCAAGCCAGGATGATGGGCGTCCAGTTCGCCGGTACCGCGGTCATGGAAAGCGAGGGCCGGCGGCTCCAGGTGAACGGTCCCAGCGAAACCGAGATCGCCAACGGGATCCTGCGGATCTCCCGCGGCATCACGCAGCGCATCTGCTTCCTCGATGGTCACGGGGAGCCCGACCCCTTCAGCATGGAATCGCACGACCACACGGAAGGCGAACAGGGCCACTCGCACGGGATGGGCCAGAAGCTGGTGGTCCACGAGCAGCACGGCATGGCGAAGGCGCGGACCGCGCTGGAGGCGATGAACTACGTGGTCGAGAAGGTCTCCCTGATGCAGGCCTCGACCTCGTTGGAGAAGTGTGCCGTGCTGGTCATCGCGGGGCCCAAGAGCGAACTGCTCCCGGCCGAAGTGGATTCCATTCGCCGATTCGTCGCTGCTGCCGGCAACGTGCTGTTCATGCTGGACCCGTTCGTGAAGACGGGACTGGAACCGGCGCTGCAGGAGTTCGGTGTGATCGCGGACAACGACATCGTGCTCGACGAGGCGAGTCACTTCTGGGCCGATCCGTCCGCACCCGCGGTCAGCGACTACAACCCCCACCAGATCACCCGCGATCTGCCGCTCAGCTTCTTCCCCGGTGCCCGGTCGCTTTCGCCGACGGCTCAGCGCGTGGCCGGTACGTCTGCCACTCCGCTGGCCAACACGTCGAAGAACAGCTTCGGCGAGACGACGGCGGATCGCGCGGAGTACACCTCCGGAAAGGATCTCGATGGCCCGTTGACCTTGATGGTATCGGTCACGCGGCGTACGGATGCGCACGACATCGATACGCCCGTACCCTCGAAGGATGACGCCGCGGAAAAGACCGGCGGCGCGAAAGACATGAAAGCCAAGTCCCGCATTGTCGTGATCGGGGATTCCGACTTCGCCACGAACTCGTTCTTTCACATCATGGGCAACGGCAAGCTGTTCCTCAACACGATCAACTTCCTCGCCGCGCAGGAGAACCTGATCGGTGTCGAACCGCGCACCTTCGATGTTCCGCGGGTCAACATGACCAACCGGCAGATGAAGGGCACGTTCGCGCTCGTGGTCGTGCTGATTCCGGCGTTGCTGGCGGCCATCGGCATCGTCGTGTGGTGGAAGCAGCGATGA